In one Solanum stenotomum isolate F172 unplaced genomic scaffold, ASM1918654v1 scaffold34868, whole genome shotgun sequence genomic region, the following are encoded:
- the LOC125852408 gene encoding F-box/kelch-repeat protein At3g23880-like, with translation MSSEEATSLMDLPSPILFEILSRLPPTTLLYVKSISKSFLNLTLDSEFLKLSRSTSPASIIINQFSSYETCSTDTLKLLKFKDEDTDHSYCHDPKLDLDLQHYFAIDPFWMVGSVHGFVCFNYFPDYVETIYILNPRTREYIILPEAGGIREWPNDVMYSFGFDPVRFEYKVVRIYQEEIYDDNTSYYKSKCQVYTIGKGYWRNAGHVLFSFMPYWVNLYAKI, from the coding sequence ATGAGTAGTGAAGAAGCAACATCACTGATGGATCTTCCATCACCAATCTTGTTTGAAATTCTCTCTAGATTACCTCCCACCACACTCTTATACGTCAAAAGCATCTCCAAATCTTTTCTAAACTTAACCTTAGATTCCGAATTTTTAAAACTATCACGTTCAACATCTCCAGCCAGCATCATCATCAACCAATTCAGCTCTTATGAGACTTGTAGTACCGACACCTTAAAGTTGTTGAAATTCAAAGATGAGGATACTGATCATTCATATTGTCATGATCCAAAACTTGACCTTGATCTACAACATTACTTTGCTATTGATCCATTTTGGATGGTTGGATCGGTTCATGGTTTCGTTTGTTTTAATTACTTCCCTGATTATGTTGAAACTATTTACATCCTCAACCCAAGAACCAGGGAGTATATCATCCTTCCAGAGGCTGGAGGGATAAGAGAGTGGCCCAATGATGTCATGTATAGCTTTGGTTTCGATCCTGTTAGGTTCGAGTACAAAGTGGTTAGAATTTACCAAGAAGAAATTTATGATGATAATACTAGTTATTACAAGTCTAAATGTCAAGTCTACACAATTGGCAAAGGGTATTGGAGAAATGCAGGACATGTTCTGTTTTCTTTCATGCCATATTGGGTGAACCTCTACGCGAAGATT